The following are from one region of the Alteribacter lacisalsi genome:
- the rnmV gene encoding ribonuclease M5 has protein sequence MNIKEMIVVEGKDDTKALRRVAECDTIETNGSAVGEAVIEKIRLAAERRGVIIFTDPDAPGEKIRRTVEQAVPGCKHAFLSRDEARSTRGKIGVEHASDEDLLKALEAVRTAGQEAEEQITVDDLIGAGLIAGPGARRSRERLGILLRIGYANGKQLHRRLIEFRISRQEFAGALEAMDNEIRPESDPAAGKKRDL, from the coding sequence GTGAACATAAAAGAAATGATTGTAGTCGAAGGAAAAGACGATACGAAGGCACTTCGCCGTGTAGCGGAATGCGATACGATTGAAACGAACGGGTCGGCCGTGGGTGAAGCGGTGATTGAAAAGATCAGGCTTGCTGCTGAAAGACGCGGCGTAATTATTTTCACCGATCCTGATGCTCCAGGTGAGAAAATCAGGCGCACGGTCGAACAGGCAGTTCCCGGCTGCAAACACGCGTTTCTCTCAAGAGATGAAGCGAGAAGCACCAGAGGAAAAATAGGGGTGGAGCACGCATCGGACGAGGATCTGCTAAAAGCACTTGAAGCCGTGCGCACGGCAGGTCAGGAAGCGGAAGAGCAGATTACCGTTGATGATCTGATCGGTGCCGGTCTGATTGCCGGACCAGGAGCAAGGCGCAGCCGGGAGCGTCTGGGGATTCTGCTCCGGATCGGGTATGCAAACGGCAAGCAGCTTCACAGAAGACTGATCGAATTCCGCATCTCCAGACAGGAATTTGCCGGTGCACTCGAAGCCATGGACAATGAAATCCGGCCGGAATCAGATCCGGCTGCCGGAAAGAAGAGGGATCTATGA
- a CDS encoding G5 and 3D domain-containing protein — MADRMKRFLAGLMHGKRLAISGVGLAIVAVAAVFAFYEITKTSVTIFAADDEVLASTHAVTVEEVLEEQGIELGIHDHIEPAPETELKEELDIVVTEAIEIQILQDGEFEIVWTTSATVEELFDELGFDISEHDLVHPSPNRELSAEMLVVHNKAFGLTVYRDGEEETAWTTSTTVADFLNQEDITLGKLDRVEPETHEYISESQEITVVRVEKVTDVVEETVDFATVKRNDSSLEEGKEEIVQGGSDGTLEKHFEIIMEDGEEVSRELIKEELVEESEDRIVAVGTKEPVTIASRSASSGSSPSSGSSGSSESSGSSDASSSSGGSSGSSSSGGGTSSSESSSSGSSASSSGSSGSGSSGGSGSSGSSESSAGSWQTFEATAYNANCTGCSGITATGIDLHQNPDAKVVAVDPSIIPLGSKVEIRGHGTFLAGDTGGAIQGRKIDIFMPDGASSFGSQTVEVRILN; from the coding sequence ATGGCAGACAGGATGAAGCGGTTTCTTGCCGGCTTAATGCACGGAAAGAGACTGGCCATATCCGGCGTCGGCCTTGCTATTGTGGCAGTGGCAGCTGTTTTTGCATTCTATGAAATTACGAAAACGAGTGTAACGATTTTTGCAGCCGATGATGAAGTTTTAGCTTCAACGCACGCCGTTACAGTAGAAGAGGTCCTGGAAGAACAAGGCATCGAATTGGGCATACATGATCACATTGAACCTGCACCAGAGACAGAGTTAAAAGAGGAACTCGATATTGTTGTTACCGAAGCAATTGAAATACAGATCCTTCAGGACGGAGAATTTGAAATCGTATGGACGACATCAGCAACTGTTGAAGAACTATTCGATGAACTGGGTTTTGATATAAGTGAACACGACCTGGTCCACCCCTCGCCGAACAGGGAATTATCAGCGGAAATGCTGGTTGTGCATAATAAGGCATTCGGACTGACTGTCTACCGGGATGGTGAAGAAGAAACCGCCTGGACGACTTCGACGACTGTCGCTGACTTTTTAAATCAGGAAGATATTACACTTGGTAAGCTGGACCGTGTAGAACCGGAGACTCATGAATACATAAGCGAATCTCAGGAAATAACCGTTGTCCGTGTAGAAAAAGTCACCGATGTTGTAGAAGAGACCGTTGATTTTGCCACAGTAAAGCGCAATGATTCCTCCCTTGAAGAAGGAAAAGAGGAAATTGTGCAGGGCGGCAGCGACGGCACATTGGAAAAACACTTTGAAATTATCATGGAGGACGGAGAGGAAGTCTCCCGTGAACTGATAAAAGAAGAATTGGTTGAAGAAAGTGAGGACCGAATTGTGGCCGTAGGTACTAAAGAGCCGGTTACAATTGCCTCTCGCAGTGCATCGTCCGGATCCTCTCCTTCATCCGGATCCTCAGGATCTTCTGAATCCTCTGGATCGTCAGACGCTTCGAGTTCATCCGGCGGCTCGTCCGGAAGTTCGTCATCCGGAGGCGGCACCAGCAGTTCCGAAAGCAGCAGTTCCGGATCGTCAGCTTCGTCGTCCGGATCATCTGGTTCAGGTTCATCGGGCGGCTCCGGTTCATCCGGAAGTTCCGAATCTTCCGCCGGAAGCTGGCAGACCTTTGAGGCGACAGCCTATAACGCCAACTGTACCGGCTGCTCCGGTATTACGGCTACCGGTATTGATCTGCATCAAAACCCGGATGCCAAAGTGGTGGCTGTTGACCCGAGCATCATTCCTCTCGGCTCAAAAGTCGAAATCCGCGGGCATGGGACATTTCTGGCCGGCGACACAGGTGGCGCTATTCAGGGAAGAAAAATTGATATTTTTATGCCGGACGGAGCAAGTTCGTTCGGAAGCCAAACGGTTGAAGTCCGAATTCTAAATTGA